A region from the Vicia villosa cultivar HV-30 ecotype Madison, WI linkage group LG3, Vvil1.0, whole genome shotgun sequence genome encodes:
- the LOC131657897 gene encoding uncharacterized protein LOC131657897: MANNNIPSSDPFLLEHLIEDSTREVTNRRRQEEPQHALAGQRRPRHETSQPRRQRVQNIQQLQGLQQNENETDARDGHAASSFTHTSDRQRARHVEEEEPLNIPEDTDPITVRLLKELQKTNSLIRLQDDRIHELERKRRYRSPPRRHYRSRSYSSSRSPPRRHRRRSPSSSRSPPRRHRRRRSYSRSPPRKSRKNQRPEVTEARSLSPEQGHRGPSKAVLKPRECPSPRDNRVSPNND; this comes from the exons atggctaacaacaacatcccaagctcCGATCCCTTCCTCCTGGAACATCTGATCGAAGATTCCACCCGCGAGGTGACGAATCGTCGTCGGCAAGAAGAACCACAACATGCCCTTGCCGGACAGAGAAGGCCGAGACATGAGACCTCGCAACCTAGGAGGCAGCGGGTCCAGAACATCCAGCAGCTGCagggcctccaacag AATGAGAATGAGACCGACGCCAGAGACGGGCAcgctgcttcctcattcacccacacctccgacagGCAGAGAGCCCGTCATGTAGAAGAGGAGGAACCGCTCAACATCCCCGAGGATACTGACCCCATCACTGTCCGCCTGCTCAAAGAACTGCAAAAGACGAACAGCCTCATACGACTTCAGGACGACCGTATCCAcgagctggaaaggaagcgacggTACCGCTCCCCTCCGCGGAGACATTACCGGTcgcgctcctattcctcctcgcgctcacctcCGAGGAGACACCGTCGGCGTTCCCCATCTTCTTCACGCTCACCACCTAGAAGACACCGCCGTCGGAGAtcatattcccgctctccaccaaGAAAGAGCAGGAAGAATCAGAGACCAGAGGTCACTGAAGCAAGAAGCCTCTCCCCCGAGCAGGGTCATCGGGGCCCCTCCAAGGCTGTGCTGAAACCCCGCGAGTGTCCCTCTCCTCGGGATAATCGCGTCAGCCCCAACAATGACTAG